From Pseudomonas poae, the proteins below share one genomic window:
- a CDS encoding aminotransferase class V-fold PLP-dependent enzyme has protein sequence MNELELFIPGPTWIRPEIRKAGSYPEFGHRDTQAVEIISNILDNLRIIAQLPEGYQAALVNGSGSNAMECAVRSLIAETDRVLCVCVGAFGELFHTLATGFNEQVERLDFEPGAGIDLQVLERTLAKGNFDVVTLTHNESSTGVATNIVRACELINGQGALAIVDGVSIFAGAPSGIAQALPAAYVTATQKCLALPPGFGIVFVNEAALAKAHTIKNRVYTLDLLRHVDMARQGQTLTTPNCTLLNQMHAQLDYIVHQEGVQARFARHRQQRDHVRGWVQARPERFRLFAAQADASPSLTSLYVDSHVDLSRTKSRMREAGYLIDTGYSKLNKRLMAESGQVMMRIPHMGDISHLMLERFLEVLDEITGEFSR, from the coding sequence TTGAACGAGCTAGAACTGTTCATCCCCGGCCCCACCTGGATAAGGCCCGAGATTCGCAAAGCCGGGAGTTACCCGGAGTTTGGTCATCGCGACACACAAGCAGTCGAGATTATCTCGAATATCCTGGACAACCTCAGGATCATTGCGCAGTTACCCGAGGGCTATCAGGCGGCACTGGTCAATGGCAGTGGCAGCAATGCCATGGAATGTGCCGTGCGTTCGCTGATCGCCGAGACGGATCGGGTGTTGTGCGTGTGCGTTGGCGCATTTGGCGAGCTTTTCCACACGCTTGCCACGGGCTTCAATGAACAGGTCGAGCGCCTGGATTTCGAGCCGGGTGCGGGTATCGACCTGCAAGTCCTTGAGCGTACCTTGGCCAAGGGCAATTTCGATGTGGTGACATTGACCCACAACGAAAGCTCAACCGGGGTTGCGACCAATATTGTTCGTGCCTGTGAGCTGATTAACGGGCAAGGGGCGCTGGCGATTGTTGACGGCGTGAGTATTTTTGCCGGTGCGCCCTCCGGGATCGCACAGGCACTTCCAGCGGCGTACGTCACGGCTACGCAAAAATGCCTGGCACTGCCTCCCGGCTTCGGGATTGTGTTCGTCAATGAGGCTGCCCTGGCCAAGGCTCACACTATAAAGAACAGGGTGTATACCCTGGATCTTTTGCGACATGTTGATATGGCGCGTCAAGGGCAGACCTTGACCACGCCCAACTGCACGCTGCTCAACCAGATGCACGCTCAACTTGACTACATCGTCCATCAAGAAGGGGTGCAGGCACGCTTTGCGCGGCATCGCCAACAGCGTGATCATGTACGGGGCTGGGTGCAGGCGCGACCTGAGCGTTTCAGGTTGTTCGCGGCACAAGCCGATGCGTCGCCATCGCTGACCTCGCTGTATGTCGATTCGCACGTTGACCTGTCACGCACCAAATCGCGGATGCGTGAAGCCGGTTATTTGATTGATACCGGCTACAGCAAGCTGAACAAGCGCCTGATGGCTGAAAGTGGACAGGTCATGATGCGGATTCCCCATATGGGGGATATCAGCCACTTGATGCTGGAGCGCTTTCTCGAGGTTCTAGATGAAATTACCGGCGAGTTTTCTCGCTAG
- a CDS encoding aspartate aminotransferase family protein, whose protein sequence is MNTIMATYSPLDFEPSSGIGAHLVGRDGHACLDLISGVGVNGLGHGHPKLVPALQAQVARLMHCSNLYRIGEQHELAARLSELSGASGVFFCNSGCEANEAAIKLARLHGHNRGIATPKIIVMDGAFHGRTLATVAATASPKVRAGFAPLPEGFVRVPYNDIPALEALDDTECVAVLVEPVQGEGGVNLPDTGYLTALREVCSRKGWLLMLDEVQTGVGRTGRWFAHQHSPIRPDVMTIAKGLGSGVPIGACLAWGDAAHTFTPGSHGSTFGGNPLACRAGLETLAIIEADGLLEHALELGAFIVQQLRDKLADLPQVVQIRGLGLMIGITLDRPCQPLVAEALREGLLINVTAERVVRLLPPLVLNREEATAGIATLTHLIRNRIQDSEGDSRAAASIGTPANDGR, encoded by the coding sequence ATGAACACTATCATGGCGACCTATTCGCCCTTGGATTTTGAACCCTCCAGCGGTATCGGTGCGCACCTGGTTGGGCGTGACGGGCATGCCTGTCTTGATTTGATTTCCGGGGTTGGCGTGAACGGTTTGGGGCATGGTCATCCCAAGTTGGTGCCGGCATTGCAAGCGCAGGTGGCCAGGCTGATGCATTGTTCGAACTTGTATCGGATTGGCGAGCAGCATGAGTTGGCTGCGCGATTGTCCGAACTGTCCGGCGCGTCGGGAGTATTCTTCTGCAATTCCGGTTGCGAAGCGAACGAGGCGGCGATCAAGCTTGCTCGTTTGCATGGGCACAACCGAGGCATTGCCACCCCGAAAATTATCGTCATGGACGGTGCGTTTCACGGGCGCACCCTGGCGACCGTGGCGGCCACGGCCAGCCCCAAGGTTCGGGCAGGGTTTGCCCCATTGCCCGAAGGGTTTGTCCGCGTTCCCTACAACGACATTCCGGCCCTTGAGGCGTTGGACGATACCGAGTGTGTGGCGGTGTTGGTCGAACCTGTGCAGGGCGAAGGTGGCGTCAACCTGCCCGATACCGGATACCTGACGGCATTGCGTGAAGTCTGCAGCCGCAAGGGCTGGTTGCTGATGCTCGACGAGGTCCAGACCGGAGTCGGTCGAACCGGACGATGGTTCGCCCACCAGCATTCGCCCATTCGGCCCGACGTCATGACCATCGCCAAGGGGCTGGGCTCCGGCGTCCCCATCGGCGCGTGCCTCGCCTGGGGGGATGCGGCACATACATTCACCCCCGGTAGCCATGGCTCGACCTTCGGTGGCAATCCGCTGGCTTGCCGTGCCGGGCTGGAAACCCTGGCCATTATCGAAGCTGACGGCCTCTTGGAGCATGCACTGGAGCTGGGCGCATTTATCGTGCAGCAACTGCGCGACAAACTGGCAGACCTGCCCCAGGTCGTCCAAATACGAGGCTTGGGGCTGATGATCGGGATCACGCTCGATCGCCCCTGCCAGCCTCTGGTGGCTGAAGCGCTGCGCGAAGGCCTGTTGATAAATGTCACGGCCGAGCGCGTGGTGCGATTGCTGCCGCCGTTGGTGCTGAATCGCGAAGAGGCCACTGCGGGGATTGCAACGTTGACGCACTTGATCCGTAATCGGATACAGGACAGTGAGGGCGATTCTCGTGCTGCTGCTAGTATAGGAACGCCTGCAAACGACGGCCGGTAG